A window of Desulfovibrio sp. X2 contains these coding sequences:
- a CDS encoding methyl-accepting chemotaxis protein, giving the protein MNGVCAAAALVGAAVFAQVSGGDSAWIWAAGGTAAALFVLAALILAPSAAKPLAALADYAAKAASGELSAKPPEISGFAQEAAQGLARVVDELKKAKGLSRGILDGLPTPFLLVDENERAVASNKACMEMLEIDTPPEKQYGRTLAEIFYNDPGRTTAVGKSIREGAVFRNLEVTINGHKGGKRHVLANVYAIHDLDGRCIGGMCIYLDMTAIKEKEDHICSQNDLILAAAEQATRISHQLNEAAAEMTGQVEQAEGAVARQRDGTAHVADSMEQMNTAILDVAKGASTAAGLAEDARGKAQEGSNVLAEVRSLMAEVAEQAAALKADMSDLGRQAEGIGAVTAVITDIADQTNLLALNAAIEAARAGDAGRGFAVVADEVRKLAEKTMTATKEVASAVAGIRQSVEKSVTGTESAVAAIDTNTRRMEDSGQVLAEIVGLTEQTADSVRGIAAAAEQQSASSETVSASVGDIAREAEQSAHAMHEAARAVQILVRMTGDLDKVVADLEKHVPEHCEK; this is encoded by the coding sequence GTGAACGGCGTGTGCGCGGCGGCGGCGCTCGTCGGCGCGGCCGTCTTCGCGCAGGTCTCGGGCGGCGATTCCGCCTGGATATGGGCGGCAGGGGGCACTGCGGCGGCCCTCTTCGTCCTCGCCGCGCTGATCCTCGCTCCTTCCGCCGCCAAGCCCCTGGCCGCGCTCGCCGACTACGCGGCCAAGGCCGCGTCCGGCGAGCTCTCCGCCAAGCCGCCCGAAATCTCCGGCTTCGCCCAGGAAGCCGCCCAGGGGCTGGCCCGGGTGGTCGACGAGCTGAAGAAGGCCAAGGGCCTGTCCAGGGGCATCCTCGACGGACTGCCCACTCCCTTTCTCCTGGTGGACGAGAACGAGCGCGCCGTGGCCAGCAACAAGGCCTGCATGGAGATGCTCGAGATCGACACCCCGCCGGAGAAGCAGTACGGCCGCACCCTGGCCGAGATCTTCTACAACGACCCAGGCCGGACCACGGCCGTGGGCAAGTCCATCCGCGAGGGGGCGGTCTTCCGCAACCTCGAGGTGACCATCAACGGCCACAAGGGCGGCAAGCGCCACGTCCTGGCCAACGTCTACGCCATCCACGACCTGGACGGCCGCTGCATCGGCGGGATGTGCATCTACCTGGACATGACCGCCATCAAGGAGAAGGAAGACCACATCTGCTCCCAGAACGACCTCATCCTGGCCGCCGCCGAGCAGGCCACGCGCATCTCGCACCAGCTGAACGAGGCCGCCGCGGAGATGACCGGGCAGGTGGAGCAGGCCGAGGGCGCCGTGGCCCGCCAGCGCGACGGAACCGCCCACGTGGCCGACTCCATGGAGCAGATGAACACCGCCATCCTCGACGTGGCCAAGGGCGCCTCCACAGCGGCCGGACTGGCCGAGGACGCCCGCGGCAAGGCCCAGGAAGGCTCGAACGTCCTCGCCGAGGTCCGCAGCCTGATGGCCGAGGTCGCGGAGCAGGCCGCCGCGCTCAAGGCCGACATGAGCGACCTCGGCCGCCAGGCCGAGGGCATCGGCGCCGTCACCGCCGTGATCACGGACATCGCGGACCAGACCAACCTGCTGGCGCTGAACGCGGCCATCGAGGCTGCGCGCGCGGGCGACGCGGGCCGCGGCTTCGCCGTGGTCGCGGACGAAGTGCGCAAGCTCGCCGAGAAGACCATGACCGCCACCAAGGAGGTCGCCTCCGCCGTGGCGGGAATCCGCCAGAGCGTGGAGAAGAGCGTCACGGGCACGGAATCCGCCGTGGCCGCCATCGACACGAACACCAGGCGCATGGAGGACTCCGGCCAGGTGCTCGCCGAGATCGTGGGGCTGACCGAGCAGACCGCGGACAGCGTGCGCGGCATCGCCGCGGCCGCGGAGCAGCAGTCCGCCTCGAGCGAGACCGTCTCCGCCTCGGTGGGCGACATCGCCCGCGAGGCCGAGCAGAGCGCCCACGCCATGCACGAGGCCGCCCGGGCGGTGCAGATCCTCGTGCGCATGACCGGCGACCTCGACAAGGTCGTCGCCGACCTCGAGAAGCACGTGCCCGAGCACTGCGAGAAATAG